From a single Streptomyces sp. 1331.2 genomic region:
- a CDS encoding MMPL family transporter has translation MSSTRNLAALPCGRRSKWVVLAVWLVLLLAVGPLAGKLMGAEDNQASSWLPGNAESTRVLDAQRAFQPVDTAQAVVVYQRAGGITAADRAEATREAAGFAAVPHVVGPVVGPVVSADGQAMQTVVPIDIGTNGWNDLKPAVEQLRRTAAADSHGMTTHVTGPAGVGADQAEAFAGIDSSLLAATVSVVIVLLLLTYRSPVLWILPLLSAAGALAVSEAVIYLLAKHAGLTVNAQSAGILVVLVLGAGTDYALLLTARYREELRRHRDRHEAMAFALHRAGPAVLASSATVVASMLCLLIAEMNSTRGLGPVCAIGVLVALLAMLTLLPALLVIVGRWVFWPVRPGYGTPEPTRSGRWAHVGAWIGWRPRRVWVGTALALAACCVGLVSLNANGLSTAGTFTGKPDSVVGQQVLEQHFPGGTGAPLTIVSTAAGAPAVRAAAGTTPGIAATTPAVVHDGQALFRATLADPPDSQAAKDTVDRVRAAVHAVPDAGAEVGGSTAVVLDAGRAAGNDNRAIIPLVLGVVLLILALLLRAVTAPLVLIATVVLSYAAALGISAFFFAHVFHFQGQDNAFPLFVFVFLVALGIDYNIFLMTRVREESAQHGTRQGALNGLSATGGVITSAGLILAGTFAVLGTLPAVAFAEIGFAVALGVLLDTLVVRSVLVTALTMDLDRHMWWPGRLSRVPVAAAASAPSASSASSASSAPPPGQP, from the coding sequence ATGTCTTCCACCCGGAACCTCGCCGCACTGCCGTGCGGACGCCGCAGCAAGTGGGTGGTGCTCGCGGTGTGGCTGGTGCTGCTGCTGGCCGTCGGCCCGCTGGCCGGCAAGCTCATGGGCGCCGAGGACAACCAGGCGTCCAGCTGGCTGCCCGGCAACGCCGAGTCCACCCGGGTGCTGGACGCGCAGCGGGCCTTCCAGCCGGTGGACACCGCCCAGGCCGTCGTGGTCTACCAGCGGGCCGGAGGCATCACCGCGGCCGACCGGGCCGAGGCGACCCGCGAGGCCGCCGGGTTCGCCGCCGTGCCGCACGTGGTCGGGCCGGTGGTCGGCCCGGTGGTCTCCGCCGACGGCCAGGCGATGCAGACCGTCGTGCCGATCGACATCGGCACCAACGGCTGGAACGACCTCAAGCCCGCCGTCGAGCAGCTGCGCCGGACCGCCGCCGCCGACAGCCACGGCATGACCACCCACGTCACCGGCCCCGCCGGGGTCGGCGCCGACCAGGCCGAGGCCTTCGCGGGCATCGACAGCTCGCTGCTCGCCGCCACCGTCAGCGTCGTGATCGTCCTGCTGCTGCTCACCTACCGCAGCCCGGTGCTGTGGATCCTGCCGCTGCTCTCGGCCGCCGGTGCGCTGGCCGTCTCCGAGGCGGTCATCTACCTGCTCGCCAAGCACGCCGGACTGACCGTCAACGCCCAGAGCGCCGGCATCCTCGTCGTGCTGGTGCTCGGCGCCGGGACGGACTACGCGCTGCTGCTCACCGCCCGCTACCGCGAGGAACTGCGCCGCCACCGGGACCGGCACGAGGCGATGGCGTTCGCCCTGCACCGGGCCGGGCCGGCCGTCCTCGCCTCCTCCGCGACGGTGGTCGCGTCCATGCTCTGCCTGCTGATCGCCGAGATGAACTCCACCCGCGGCCTCGGACCGGTCTGTGCGATCGGCGTCCTGGTCGCCCTGCTGGCCATGCTCACCCTGCTGCCCGCGCTGCTGGTGATCGTCGGCCGCTGGGTGTTCTGGCCGGTCCGGCCCGGGTACGGCACCCCGGAGCCGACCAGGAGCGGCCGCTGGGCGCACGTCGGGGCCTGGATCGGCTGGCGGCCGCGCAGGGTGTGGGTGGGGACGGCGCTGGCGCTCGCGGCCTGCTGCGTCGGACTGGTCTCGCTGAACGCCAACGGCCTCAGTACGGCCGGGACCTTCACCGGCAAGCCGGACTCGGTGGTCGGCCAGCAGGTGCTGGAGCAGCACTTCCCGGGCGGCACCGGCGCGCCGCTCACGATCGTCTCCACCGCGGCCGGCGCCCCGGCCGTACGCGCGGCCGCCGGGACCACGCCCGGGATCGCGGCCACCACCCCGGCGGTCGTCCACGACGGGCAGGCGCTGTTCCGGGCCACCCTCGCCGATCCGCCGGACAGCCAGGCCGCCAAGGACACCGTCGACCGGGTGCGGGCCGCCGTGCACGCCGTGCCGGACGCGGGCGCCGAGGTCGGCGGCAGTACGGCCGTGGTGCTGGACGCCGGGCGCGCCGCCGGGAACGACAACCGGGCGATCATCCCGCTGGTGCTCGGCGTGGTGCTGCTGATCCTGGCCCTGCTGCTGCGGGCCGTCACGGCGCCCCTGGTGCTGATCGCGACCGTGGTGCTGTCGTACGCGGCGGCGCTCGGCATCAGCGCGTTCTTCTTCGCGCACGTCTTCCACTTCCAGGGCCAGGACAACGCGTTTCCGCTGTTCGTGTTCGTCTTCCTGGTCGCGCTGGGGATCGACTACAACATCTTCCTGATGACCCGGGTCCGTGAGGAGTCCGCCCAGCACGGCACCCGGCAGGGGGCGTTGAACGGGCTGTCGGCCACCGGCGGGGTGATCACCTCGGCCGGGCTGATCCTGGCCGGCACCTTCGCCGTGCTCGGCACCCTGCCGGCCGTGGCCTTCGCCGAGATCGGCTTCGCGGTGGCCCTGGGCGTGCTGCTCGACACTCTGGTGGTGCGCTCGGTGCTGGTCACGGCGCTCACCATGGACCTCGACCGGCACATGTGGTGGCCGGGGCGACTGTCCCGGGTGCCGGTCGCCGCGGCGGCGTCCGCACCTTCGGCGTCCTCGGCCTCTTCGGCGTCCTCGGCTCCGCCGCCGGGGCAGCCGTGA
- a CDS encoding amino acid permease, which yields MQTSPAVPRQATRPSDPENAGNPGPADPTPAGPAPAGPAERKHGRFGLATATALVMGNIIGGGIFMIPAAVAPYGTVSLVSFAVLTVGAIALALVFGQLARRNPRTGGPYVYAREAFGDFAGFLSAWSYWITTWVSNAALAVAAVGYLDVLLPVGHSTAFSITAALAFQWLPALANLAGTRYVGAIQLVSTVLKFIPLLLVSVGGLFFFDPKNLGPFDGNGQGWAGGMTAAAAILLFSYLGVESAAMSAGRVRDPERNVGRASVLGTTGAAVVYLLGTLAVFGTVAHARLVHSTAPFSDAVDAMFGGSWGGTAIAVAALVSMTGALNGWTLLAAQAPYAAAKDGLFPAAFGKEQRGVPTFGVVVSVALASVLTVLNFASGAKGAFDALVLVTTFTATVPYLLSTAAQLYWLVRGAGDKVDHGRFVRDAVLGLGAFAFSLWLLAGAGYSAVYQGVLFLFAGILVYVWMAGRRRD from the coding sequence ATGCAGACCAGTCCCGCCGTACCGCGGCAGGCGACGCGGCCGAGCGATCCGGAGAACGCCGGGAACCCGGGGCCGGCCGACCCGACACCGGCCGGCCCGGCACCAGCCGGCCCGGCCGAACGGAAGCACGGCCGCTTCGGGCTGGCGACCGCGACCGCCCTGGTGATGGGCAACATCATCGGCGGGGGAATCTTCATGATCCCGGCCGCGGTGGCCCCGTACGGGACGGTCAGCCTGGTCTCCTTCGCGGTGCTCACCGTGGGCGCGATCGCACTGGCCCTGGTCTTCGGGCAACTGGCCCGCCGCAACCCGCGCACCGGCGGGCCGTACGTCTACGCCCGCGAGGCCTTCGGCGACTTCGCCGGCTTCCTGTCCGCCTGGTCGTACTGGATCACCACCTGGGTCAGCAACGCCGCGCTCGCCGTCGCCGCCGTCGGCTACCTCGACGTGCTGTTGCCCGTCGGCCACTCCACCGCGTTCAGCATCACCGCCGCGCTGGCCTTCCAGTGGCTGCCCGCGCTGGCCAACCTGGCCGGCACGCGCTACGTCGGGGCGATCCAACTCGTCTCCACCGTACTGAAGTTCATCCCGCTGCTGCTGGTCTCGGTGGGCGGCCTGTTCTTCTTCGACCCGAAGAACCTCGGGCCCTTCGACGGGAACGGCCAGGGCTGGGCGGGCGGCATGACGGCCGCCGCGGCGATCCTGCTCTTCAGCTACCTGGGCGTCGAGTCGGCCGCGATGAGCGCGGGCAGGGTCCGCGACCCGGAGCGCAACGTCGGCCGGGCCAGTGTGCTCGGCACTACCGGCGCGGCGGTGGTCTACCTGCTGGGCACGCTCGCGGTCTTCGGCACCGTCGCACATGCCCGACTCGTCCACTCCACCGCACCGTTCTCGGACGCCGTGGACGCCATGTTCGGCGGTTCCTGGGGCGGCACCGCGATCGCCGTCGCCGCGCTGGTCTCGATGACCGGCGCGCTCAACGGCTGGACCCTGCTGGCCGCCCAGGCGCCGTACGCGGCCGCCAAGGACGGCCTCTTCCCGGCGGCCTTCGGCAAGGAGCAGCGCGGTGTGCCGACCTTCGGCGTGGTGGTGAGCGTCGCCCTGGCCTCGGTGCTGACGGTGCTCAACTTCGCCAGCGGGGCGAAGGGGGCGTTCGACGCCCTGGTGCTGGTCACCACCTTCACCGCGACTGTCCCGTACCTGCTCTCCACCGCGGCCCAGTTGTACTGGCTGGTCCGCGGGGCCGGCGACAAGGTGGACCACGGGCGGTTCGTCCGGGACGCCGTCCTCGGGCTCGGCGCCTTCGCCTTCTCGCTCTGGCTCCTCGCGGGCGCCGGCTACAGCGCCGTCTACCAGGGCGTCCTGTTCCTCTTCGCGGGGATCCTGGTCTACGTCTGGATGGCGGGCCGGCGCCGCGACTGA
- a CDS encoding YegP family protein, whose protein sequence is MAGRFELYVDESGMHRFRLKASNGAVVVTGDPEESKDDCLKSIESIRKLAPYAELKEAAGSV, encoded by the coding sequence ATGGCGGGCAGATTCGAGCTGTACGTGGACGAGAGCGGAATGCACCGGTTCCGGCTCAAGGCGAGCAACGGGGCGGTCGTGGTGACCGGAGACCCGGAGGAGAGCAAGGACGACTGCCTGAAGAGCATCGAGTCGATCCGCAAGCTCGCCCCCTACGCGGAGCTCAAGGAGGCGGCCGGGTCGGTGTGA
- a CDS encoding glycosyltransferase family 4 protein: protein MRVVIVTESFPPEVNGVAHSVLRTAEHLVRRGHQPLVVTPAPARGAQCPPETFGSPGAGEIPVVRIPSMPLPGYPQVRIALPSRQLAAAVARHRPDLVHLASPFVLGARGMQVAARLGVPAVAVYQTDLAGYAHAYRAGRGLGEAAAWRRIRAVHRAAARTLAPSTPAAQDLTAHGVPRVQLWPRGVDSARFHPRHRDEALHRALAPGGEVLVGYVGRLAPEKRVDLLAAASALPGVRVVVVGDGPSAPGLKASMPGAVFLGRRTGDELARCFATLDVFVHTGPLETFCQTIQEAMASGVPVIGPAAGGPLDLVGHHRTGLLVPPRDGAAVARAVAELAADPARRAAYGQAGRAEVTARTWEAVGDLLLRHYAEVLAEHRGVPVAAVGAMVGPVGAGAPVGTVGAGVEGATAEGALSEGALSEELPA from the coding sequence ATGCGCGTCGTCATCGTCACGGAATCCTTCCCACCCGAGGTCAACGGAGTCGCCCACAGTGTGCTGCGGACGGCCGAGCATCTGGTCCGCCGCGGCCACCAGCCCCTTGTCGTCACCCCCGCGCCGGCGCGGGGCGCGCAGTGCCCGCCCGAGACCTTCGGGAGTCCCGGGGCGGGCGAGATCCCCGTGGTGCGCATCCCGTCGATGCCGCTGCCCGGGTACCCGCAGGTGCGGATCGCCCTGCCGAGCCGGCAGCTCGCGGCCGCCGTCGCCCGGCACCGGCCCGACCTCGTGCACCTGGCCAGCCCGTTCGTGCTCGGTGCGCGCGGGATGCAGGTGGCCGCCCGGCTCGGGGTGCCCGCCGTCGCCGTCTACCAGACCGACCTCGCCGGCTACGCCCACGCCTACCGGGCCGGGCGGGGTCTGGGCGAGGCCGCCGCGTGGCGGCGGATCCGGGCCGTGCACCGGGCCGCCGCCCGGACCTTGGCGCCGTCCACCCCGGCCGCACAGGACCTGACGGCACACGGGGTGCCGCGGGTGCAGCTGTGGCCGCGCGGGGTGGACTCGGCGCGGTTCCACCCCCGGCACCGGGACGAGGCGCTGCACCGGGCGCTGGCACCGGGCGGGGAAGTACTCGTCGGGTACGTCGGGCGGCTGGCGCCGGAGAAGCGCGTCGACCTGCTGGCCGCCGCCTCGGCGCTGCCCGGCGTACGGGTGGTGGTCGTCGGGGACGGGCCCTCCGCGCCCGGGCTGAAGGCCTCGATGCCCGGGGCGGTGTTCCTCGGCCGCCGGACCGGTGACGAACTGGCGCGCTGCTTCGCGACGCTGGACGTGTTCGTGCACACCGGCCCGCTGGAGACCTTCTGTCAGACCATCCAGGAGGCGATGGCCAGCGGCGTGCCGGTGATCGGCCCGGCGGCGGGCGGCCCGCTCGACCTGGTCGGGCACCACCGCACCGGCCTGCTGGTGCCACCCCGGGACGGCGCGGCGGTAGCCCGGGCCGTCGCCGAGCTGGCCGCCGATCCGGCGCGGCGGGCCGCGTACGGCCAGGCCGGGCGGGCGGAGGTCACCGCGCGCACCTGGGAGGCGGTCGGGGACCTGCTGTTGCGGCACTACGCCGAGGTGCTGGCGGAGCACCGGGGGGTGCCGGTGGCGGCGGTCGGGGCGATGGTGGGGCCGGTCGGGGCGGGGGCTCCGGTCGGGACGGTCGGGGCGGGGGTGGAGGGCGCGACCGCCGAGGGTGCGCTGTCGGAGGGCGCGCTGTCGGAGGAGCTGCCGGCATGA
- a CDS encoding glycosyltransferase: protein MSATADPEALTIVRLANFVTPVSGGLRTALRHLGAGYRAAGHRPVLIVPGERRSAEETEQGLVVTLPGPVLPASGGYRLLTDRRAVAAELTRLSPDRLEVSDRTTLRWTGAWARRHGVRSVMVSHESATGVLRTRGVPGPLASAAADRLNTATARAYDSVLCTTDWAAAEFRRIGTPNLARAPLGVDLDAMRPLPPTERAVERARYAAPEEALLVLCSRLSAEKRPERAIEALAALRAQRLPAVLVVAGTGPLRQRLAARAARLGLPVRFLGHLAGRGALARLLGCADVVLAPGPVETFGLAAMEALACGTPVVASRSSALPGLIGLAGLSAADTGAGFAYAVRELLERPEGVRRAAARAQAEQYGWPAAVTAFLAAHGLRNDGTADGGRDGRARHRA from the coding sequence ATGAGCGCCACTGCGGACCCCGAGGCCCTGACGATCGTCCGGCTCGCCAACTTCGTCACCCCCGTCTCCGGCGGCCTGCGCACCGCGCTGCGGCACCTGGGCGCCGGGTACCGGGCGGCCGGGCACCGGCCCGTGCTGATCGTGCCCGGGGAACGGCGCTCGGCGGAGGAGACCGAGCAGGGTCTGGTGGTCACCCTGCCCGGCCCGGTCCTGCCGGCCAGCGGCGGCTACCGGCTGCTCACCGACCGGCGGGCGGTGGCCGCCGAGCTGACCCGGCTCTCCCCCGACCGGCTGGAGGTGTCCGACCGCACCACGCTGCGCTGGACCGGCGCCTGGGCCCGGCGGCACGGCGTGCGCTCGGTCATGGTCTCGCACGAGAGCGCCACCGGGGTGCTGCGCACCCGAGGTGTGCCCGGGCCCCTGGCGAGCGCGGCCGCCGACCGGCTGAACACGGCCACCGCCCGGGCGTACGACTCGGTGCTGTGCACCACCGACTGGGCGGCCGCCGAGTTCCGACGGATCGGCACGCCGAACCTCGCCCGGGCCCCGCTCGGCGTGGACCTGGACGCGATGCGGCCGCTGCCGCCCACCGAACGGGCGGTGGAACGGGCCCGGTACGCGGCGCCGGAGGAGGCGCTGCTGGTGCTCTGCTCGCGGCTCTCGGCGGAGAAGCGGCCCGAGCGGGCGATCGAGGCGCTGGCGGCACTGCGGGCCCAGCGGCTGCCCGCCGTGCTGGTGGTGGCCGGCACCGGCCCGCTGCGGCAGCGGCTGGCGGCCCGGGCCGCTCGGCTGGGGCTCCCGGTGCGCTTCCTCGGGCACCTCGCCGGGCGCGGGGCGCTGGCCCGGCTGCTGGGCTGCGCGGACGTGGTGCTCGCCCCCGGGCCGGTGGAGACCTTCGGGCTGGCCGCGATGGAGGCGCTGGCCTGCGGGACGCCGGTCGTGGCCAGCCGCTCCTCCGCGCTGCCCGGTCTGATCGGGCTCGCAGGGCTGTCGGCGGCCGACACGGGAGCCGGATTCGCCTACGCGGTACGGGAGTTGCTGGAACGGCCGGAGGGGGTCCGGCGGGCTGCGGCCCGGGCACAGGCCGAGCAGTACGGGTGGCCGGCGGCGGTCACCGCATTTCTGGCGGCGCACGGGCTGCGCAACGACGGCACAGCGGACGGGGGACGGGATGGACGCGCTCGGCACCGGGCGTGA
- a CDS encoding SGNH/GDSL hydrolase family protein: MDALGTGRDRTAQERSPAGELERFVALGDSVTEGIGDPVDERWRGWAALLAQSLAPEGRAVEFTNLAYSGAQTADLTSRQLPAALALRPQLAAVVVGGNDTLRTGFDIRRSTLELDATMGELSAHGAVLLTACLPDPGSLLRLPAPLARPLARRMRAVNTVVHALTVRHRAVHLHIAELPWLRERRLLSVDRLHPSAEGHHLIARHYHALLAGAGHPLGPPPAAEPAEPPPGKAADLWWMATKGTRWVVARSTDLLPGLLALAAAEGAARLRGASGRHDEQMARAAAQALASLG; encoded by the coding sequence ATGGACGCGCTCGGCACCGGGCGTGACCGGACGGCGCAGGAGCGGTCTCCGGCGGGCGAGTTGGAGCGGTTCGTCGCGCTCGGGGACTCGGTGACGGAGGGAATCGGGGATCCGGTCGACGAGAGGTGGCGCGGCTGGGCGGCCCTCCTCGCGCAGTCGTTGGCACCCGAAGGGCGGGCGGTGGAGTTCACCAACCTGGCGTACAGTGGCGCACAGACAGCTGACTTGACGAGCCGCCAGCTTCCGGCGGCGCTGGCACTGCGACCGCAACTGGCGGCCGTGGTCGTCGGCGGGAACGACACCCTGCGGACGGGCTTCGACATCCGGCGCAGCACGTTGGAGTTGGACGCCACGATGGGTGAACTCTCCGCCCACGGCGCCGTGTTGCTGACCGCCTGCCTGCCCGACCCGGGCTCCTTGCTCCGCCTCCCGGCGCCACTCGCCCGCCCGCTGGCACGACGGATGCGGGCCGTCAACACCGTCGTCCACGCTCTCACCGTGCGCCACCGGGCCGTGCACCTGCACATCGCCGAACTGCCGTGGCTGCGCGAACGACGGCTGCTGAGCGTGGACCGGCTGCACCCCAGCGCCGAAGGCCACCACCTGATCGCCCGCCACTACCACGCGCTGCTGGCCGGGGCCGGCCACCCGCTCGGCCCGCCCCCGGCCGCCGAACCGGCCGAGCCCCCGCCGGGCAAGGCGGCCGACCTGTGGTGGATGGCCACCAAGGGCACCCGCTGGGTCGTCGCCCGCAGCACCGACCTGCTGCCCGGGCTCCTCGCCCTCGCGGCGGCGGAGGGCGCGGCCCGCCTGCGCGGGGCGAGCGGGCGGCACGACGAGCAGATGGCGCGGGCGGCGGCGCAGGCGCTGGCGTCGCTGGGGTGA
- a CDS encoding NUDIX hydrolase produces the protein MENAGASGGRGILAAAGVLFPDRDGRVLVVRLPYDRKHPVAIPGGGWEPTDRSPRETALREIAEELGFTPRLGPLACVDWALSGSRPPIVAYVYWAEPLTPEQAAEFRPDTAEVGGWTWLSTEQAGHALPPRLSRRVTACLRAPRTAGPLELEDSRPAGHTLRELPADGPAPEYLGLAAAPGLAPASTAGSVRRPPEPQEPPMDRDTYYATRPRIRAKARALFTDTDGRVLLVRLRPWDGPRGQVPYWTLPGGGVEADRETPRAAARREIREELGWEVEPGPLLAVDWQPGAAADPAANPATGRDTAVLVYVYDGGTVTAGMPGSIVLQEEELVEWRFCAPAEAQALLNEPSWNRTAAALAAREGTGGPVELVAGLAVG, from the coding sequence GTGGAGAACGCGGGTGCGAGCGGCGGGCGGGGGATTCTGGCGGCGGCCGGGGTGCTGTTCCCGGACCGGGACGGGCGCGTGCTGGTGGTGCGGCTGCCGTACGACCGGAAGCACCCGGTGGCGATCCCCGGCGGCGGGTGGGAGCCCACGGACCGGTCCCCGCGGGAGACGGCCCTGCGGGAGATCGCCGAGGAGCTCGGGTTCACGCCCCGGCTGGGACCGCTGGCCTGCGTCGACTGGGCGCTCTCGGGCAGCCGTCCGCCGATCGTCGCGTACGTGTACTGGGCCGAGCCGCTCACGCCCGAGCAGGCCGCGGAGTTCCGGCCGGACACGGCGGAGGTCGGCGGGTGGACGTGGCTGAGCACCGAGCAGGCGGGCCATGCGCTGCCGCCCCGGCTGTCTCGCCGGGTGACGGCCTGTCTGCGCGCACCGCGTACGGCCGGGCCGTTGGAGCTGGAGGACAGCCGGCCGGCCGGGCACACGCTGCGGGAGCTGCCCGCCGACGGGCCGGCGCCCGAGTACCTGGGGCTGGCCGCCGCCCCGGGGCTGGCGCCGGCGTCGACCGCGGGGAGCGTGCGGCGGCCGCCGGAGCCGCAGGAACCGCCGATGGACCGGGACACCTACTACGCCACCCGGCCGCGGATCCGGGCGAAGGCGCGGGCGCTGTTCACCGACACGGATGGGCGGGTGCTGCTGGTCCGGCTGCGGCCGTGGGACGGACCGCGCGGGCAGGTGCCGTACTGGACGCTGCCGGGCGGCGGGGTCGAGGCGGACCGGGAGACACCCCGGGCGGCGGCCCGGCGCGAGATCCGCGAGGAGCTGGGCTGGGAGGTCGAGCCCGGGCCGCTGCTGGCCGTGGACTGGCAGCCCGGGGCGGCGGCCGACCCCGCGGCGAACCCGGCCACCGGCCGGGACACCGCCGTACTGGTCTACGTGTACGACGGGGGCACCGTGACGGCGGGGATGCCCGGCTCGATCGTGCTGCAGGAGGAGGAACTGGTGGAGTGGCGGTTCTGCGCTCCGGCCGAGGCGCAGGCGCTGCTGAACGAGCCCTCCTGGAACCGTACGGCCGCGGCCCTGGCCGCCCGGGAGGGAACGGGCGGGCCGGTCGAGCTGGTGGCCGGTCTGGCTGTCGGGTAG
- a CDS encoding DUF6188 family protein — MQNAITEVLAGRRVESVSGGGRLDLRLDGELTVRVAHEFRFAAPSFTAPEEVEHFFPALTFRPSPGLLALVGRSVDAARITLAGGLELGFAGGGALSVPPHALLAPWSVLTAEGAVCAGLPGGEVRWEEPGSGPDGGPGAGPGRGPGGA, encoded by the coding sequence ATGCAGAACGCGATCACGGAGGTGCTGGCCGGCCGTCGGGTGGAGTCGGTCAGCGGGGGCGGACGGCTGGACCTACGGCTGGACGGCGAGCTGACCGTCCGGGTGGCGCACGAATTCCGCTTCGCGGCGCCCTCGTTCACCGCACCCGAGGAGGTCGAACACTTCTTCCCGGCACTGACCTTCCGGCCGAGCCCCGGGCTGCTGGCGCTGGTCGGACGGAGTGTCGACGCCGCCCGGATCACCCTGGCCGGCGGTCTGGAGCTGGGTTTCGCCGGGGGCGGCGCGCTGTCCGTCCCGCCGCATGCGCTGCTGGCGCCGTGGAGCGTGCTGACCGCCGAGGGGGCGGTGTGCGCGGGGCTGCCGGGCGGCGAGGTCCGGTGGGAGGAGCCGGGGAGCGGGCCGGACGGCGGACCGGGGGCCGGGCCGGGGAGGGGGCCCGGCGGGGCCTGA
- a CDS encoding roadblock/LC7 domain-containing protein: protein METELLAELRAVKHRVPHLAGGLVASVDGLLVAHDTHGTEPSGLAAMTAASLSLAQRLADTTGQGEFRESLVRGEHGYVATYAAGGSCVLTLLAHPDVNVGRLHLEARRSAQRISGLLNDSLLPKDPRDPG, encoded by the coding sequence TTGGAGACCGAGCTGCTCGCGGAACTCCGCGCCGTCAAGCACCGCGTCCCGCACCTCGCGGGCGGCCTGGTGGCCAGCGTGGACGGCCTGCTGGTCGCGCACGACACCCACGGCACCGAACCGTCGGGACTGGCCGCGATGACGGCGGCCTCGCTCTCGCTGGCCCAGCGCCTCGCCGACACCACCGGCCAGGGCGAGTTCAGGGAGTCATTGGTGCGCGGCGAGCACGGCTACGTCGCCACCTACGCGGCCGGCGGCAGCTGCGTGCTGACCCTGTTGGCGCACCCGGACGTCAACGTCGGCCGGCTGCACCTGGAGGCCCGCCGCAGCGCCCAGCGGATCTCGGGCCTGCTCAACGACAGCCTCCTGCCCAAGGACCCGCGTGATCCGGGCTGA
- a CDS encoding MsnO8 family LLM class oxidoreductase, whose amino-acid sequence MTSATPVTRLSVLDRSRTRQGEEPARALRETVALAREAERLGYHRFWVSEHHGVPGVAGSAPTVLAAAVAAATTRIRVGTGGVMLPNHQPMVVAEQFGVLAALFPGRIDMGLGRSVGFTDGVRRALGREKEAADDFGAQLAELLGYFDGSQRVHRGVHARPAEGLHVPAFVLATGAGADLAADAGLPLVIAAPRGEGRMLEAIDRYRTRFRPSAQAAEPYVVVSGTVAVAESAERARELLVPEAWSGAYSRTHGEFPPLAPAARIRALAMSERERSAYEQSLKGHIAGTPEQAAAELAALVERTGADEFLVTTSTYDRTALLDSYRLLAEAVGQAISQA is encoded by the coding sequence GTGACCAGCGCTACGCCCGTGACCAGGCTCTCCGTGCTCGACCGCTCCCGCACCCGGCAGGGCGAGGAGCCGGCCCGGGCGCTGCGGGAGACGGTGGCCCTGGCCCGCGAGGCCGAGCGGCTCGGGTACCACCGGTTCTGGGTGTCCGAGCACCACGGGGTGCCGGGGGTCGCCGGTTCGGCACCCACCGTGCTGGCCGCGGCGGTGGCGGCGGCCACCACGCGGATCCGGGTCGGCACCGGCGGGGTGATGCTGCCCAACCACCAGCCCATGGTGGTGGCCGAGCAGTTCGGAGTGCTCGCCGCACTGTTCCCCGGCCGGATCGACATGGGGCTCGGGCGCTCGGTGGGGTTCACCGACGGTGTCCGGCGGGCGCTCGGACGGGAGAAGGAGGCCGCGGACGACTTCGGCGCCCAGCTGGCCGAGCTGCTCGGCTACTTCGACGGCTCGCAGCGGGTGCACCGGGGTGTCCACGCCCGGCCGGCCGAGGGCCTGCACGTCCCGGCCTTCGTCCTGGCCACCGGCGCGGGCGCCGACCTGGCCGCCGACGCCGGGCTGCCGCTGGTGATCGCCGCCCCGCGCGGGGAGGGCCGGATGCTGGAGGCCATCGACCGCTACCGCACCCGGTTCCGCCCCTCCGCGCAGGCCGCCGAGCCGTACGTGGTGGTCTCGGGCACGGTCGCGGTCGCCGAGAGTGCCGAGCGGGCCCGCGAGCTGCTGGTCCCGGAGGCCTGGTCCGGCGCGTACTCCCGCACCCACGGCGAGTTCCCGCCGCTGGCCCCGGCCGCCCGGATCCGGGCCCTGGCGATGTCGGAACGCGAGCGGTCCGCCTACGAGCAGTCGCTCAAGGGCCACATCGCGGGCACCCCCGAGCAGGCCGCCGCCGAACTGGCCGCCCTGGTGGAGCGCACCGGCGCGGACGAGTTCCTGGTCACCACCAGCACCTACGACCGCACCGCGCTGCTCGATTCCTACCGCCTCCTCGCCGAGGCGGTCGGCCAGGCGATCAGCCAGGCCTGA